Proteins co-encoded in one Lysobacter solisilvae genomic window:
- a CDS encoding ABC-type transport auxiliary lipoprotein family protein, which translates to MSMATLVRAAVAAPLVRWSALALVAASLAGCGSLLGGKKEPSTSYAPVVRAAQTQSWPQVRWQLSIGRALGARNADSLRIAVRPTPNELQVYKGAEWAKTPSEMIEDAVLHALEDSGRLPGVTRQGSGVGAHYRLLLDVRRFEADYAGAAVPSATVEVTAKLLHVKSLQLAGSQTFLQAQPAGSTAVPDVVDAFERSLSQISNDLAGWTLTTGEAFERSGRGASADAR; encoded by the coding sequence ATGAGCATGGCAACCCTCGTACGCGCCGCCGTGGCGGCGCCCCTGGTGCGGTGGAGCGCCCTGGCGCTCGTGGCCGCGTCGCTGGCCGGCTGCGGCTCGCTGCTGGGCGGCAAGAAGGAGCCCTCGACCAGCTATGCGCCGGTCGTGCGCGCGGCTCAAACGCAGAGCTGGCCGCAGGTGCGCTGGCAGCTGTCGATCGGCCGCGCCCTTGGCGCGCGCAATGCCGACAGCCTGCGCATCGCCGTACGGCCCACGCCCAACGAGCTGCAGGTCTACAAGGGCGCCGAGTGGGCGAAGACACCCAGCGAGATGATCGAGGACGCGGTGCTGCACGCGCTGGAGGATTCCGGCCGCCTCCCCGGCGTCACGCGCCAGGGCAGCGGCGTGGGCGCCCACTACCGGCTGCTGCTGGACGTGCGTCGCTTCGAGGCCGACTACGCCGGCGCCGCCGTGCCGTCGGCCACCGTCGAAGTCACCGCCAAGCTGCTGCACGTGAAAAGCCTGCAGCTGGCCGGGTCGCAGACGTTCCTGCAGGCACAACCCGCCGGCTCGACGGCGGTACCCGATGTCGTCGACGCGTTCGAACGGTCGCTGTCGCAGATCAGCAACGACCTGGCGGGCTGGACGCTGACCACCGGCGAAGCCTTCGAGCGCAGCGGCCGGGGCGCATCCGCCGACGCGCGCTGA
- a CDS encoding MlaD family protein — protein sequence METKANYVLIGVFTLVVTLFLLLFALWAAKYSSEKDWRHYAVVFNEPVTGLTEGSPVLYNGISVGTIDALRLAPDDPRRVLATIRIQASTPVKTDTRAKISTPSLTAPPVIQLTGGSPNAPRLADVDPNEIPVIQTEASALQNIADTANKLVARVDELLSDENVKRISNSLASIEAMTGAIGDQREDLRTMIVSARRSSEQLEKTLATTDKAVSDIDRELVKKLPGLVNRLDSTLGKLDSAAGGVDGLVNDNRAAITSFANDGLGQLGPTLGELRALVRDLRRISDRLDGGPAQYLLGKDAPKEFEPE from the coding sequence ATGGAAACCAAGGCCAACTACGTCCTCATCGGTGTGTTCACCCTCGTGGTGACGCTCTTCCTGCTGTTGTTCGCGTTGTGGGCGGCCAAGTACTCCTCGGAGAAGGACTGGCGCCATTACGCGGTGGTGTTCAACGAGCCGGTCACCGGGCTCACCGAAGGCAGCCCGGTGCTCTACAACGGCATCTCGGTGGGCACGATCGACGCCCTGCGCCTGGCCCCGGACGACCCGCGGCGCGTGCTGGCCACGATCCGCATCCAGGCCAGCACCCCGGTCAAGACCGATACCCGCGCGAAGATCTCCACGCCCAGCCTGACCGCGCCGCCCGTCATCCAGCTCACCGGCGGCAGCCCCAACGCGCCGCGCCTGGCCGACGTCGACCCCAACGAGATCCCGGTCATCCAGACCGAGGCCTCCGCCCTGCAGAACATCGCCGACACAGCCAACAAGCTGGTCGCCCGCGTCGACGAACTGCTCAGCGACGAGAACGTGAAGCGCATTTCCAATTCGCTGGCCAGCATCGAAGCCATGACCGGCGCGATCGGCGACCAGCGCGAGGACCTGCGCACCATGATCGTCTCCGCGCGCCGCTCCAGCGAGCAGCTGGAGAAGACCCTGGCCACCACCGACAAGGCCGTGAGCGATATCGACCGCGAACTGGTCAAGAAACTGCCGGGGCTGGTGAACCGTCTCGACAGCACGCTGGGCAAGCTGGATTCCGCGGCCGGTGGCGTCGATGGCCTGGTCAACGACAACCGCGCCGCGATCACCAGCTTCGCCAATGACGGCCTGGGCCAGCTCGGTCCGACGCTGGGCGAACTGCGCGCCCTGGTCCGCGACCTGCGCCGCATCAGCGACCGCCTCGATGGCGGTCCCGCGCAATACCTGCTGGGCAAAGACGCACCCAAGGAGTTCGAACCCGAATGA
- a CDS encoding ABC transporter ATP-binding protein, producing the protein MGAVLASNMPPDVDQTAPIIRVRGLVNRFGEQVVHEGLDLDVRPGEIIGVVGGSGTGKSVLMRSILGLRRPDAGEIEVLGVDARSEDQNNRRLIEQNTGVLFQDGALFSSLTVGENVQVPLKEYHRNLPDSLRYELALLKVKLAGLPADAINKLPSQLSGGMRKRAGLARALALDPPLLFLDEPTAGLDPIGAAAFDNLIRTLQQALGLTVFLITHDLDTLYAICDRIAVLADRKVVACAPMAQIETFDHPWVQEYFHGPRARAARRTLEGTSLQTAPGESN; encoded by the coding sequence ATGGGCGCAGTCCTGGCCAGCAACATGCCCCCCGACGTGGATCAGACCGCGCCGATCATCCGCGTCCGGGGTCTGGTAAACCGCTTCGGGGAACAGGTCGTGCACGAAGGCCTGGACCTGGACGTGCGCCCCGGCGAGATCATCGGCGTGGTCGGCGGCTCGGGCACCGGCAAGTCGGTGCTGATGCGTTCGATCCTGGGCCTGCGCCGGCCCGACGCCGGCGAGATCGAAGTGCTGGGCGTGGACGCGCGCAGCGAGGACCAGAACAACCGCCGGCTGATCGAGCAGAACACCGGCGTGCTGTTCCAGGACGGCGCGCTGTTTTCCTCGCTCACCGTCGGCGAGAACGTGCAGGTGCCGCTGAAGGAGTACCACCGCAACCTGCCGGACTCGCTGCGCTACGAACTGGCGCTGCTGAAGGTGAAACTGGCGGGCCTGCCGGCCGATGCGATCAACAAGCTGCCCTCGCAGCTGTCGGGCGGCATGCGCAAGCGCGCCGGCCTGGCGCGCGCGCTGGCGCTGGACCCGCCGCTGCTGTTCCTGGACGAGCCGACTGCCGGCCTGGACCCGATCGGGGCGGCCGCCTTCGACAACCTGATCCGGACGCTGCAGCAGGCCCTGGGCCTGACCGTGTTCCTGATCACGCACGATCTGGACACGCTGTACGCGATCTGCGACCGCATCGCCGTGCTGGCCGACCGCAAGGTGGTCGCCTGCGCGCCGATGGCGCAGATCGAAACCTTCGACCACCCCTGGGTGCAGGAATATTTCCACGGCCCGCGTGCGCGCGCGGCCAGGCGGACCCTGGAAGGAACCTCCCTCCAGACCGCCCCCGGCGAGAGCAACTGA
- a CDS encoding ABC transporter permease, translating into MTAPTVSLPQLVSEGTPLRLRLSGQWTLANAEHISQALSLAPREATAVDATGIERLDTLGVLQLLRFARRRDLDFGEIQFHDDHRALVSAIEDIADDRPRRKREYGVAAALARLGFAMADNFKEVRALVGFFGETLVKLARTFKEPSRFRPIATVHHMEQVGLDAVPLVALLCFLVGAVVAFLGANILRDFGAVIYVVELVSIAFLREFGVLLTAIILAGRTASAFTAQIGAMKAREEVDAIRTLGLDPIDLLVIPRVLALLVMLPLLSFVAMVFGLLGGLTVGAYGLDIPPTQYLARMHDTMELRHFVVGLIKAPFFALIISLIGCLEGLQVEGTAESVGERTTSSVVQAISLVIILDAAAAIWFMKMGY; encoded by the coding sequence ATGACTGCGCCTACCGTGTCCCTCCCACAGCTGGTCTCCGAAGGCACTCCGCTGCGCCTGCGGCTGAGTGGCCAATGGACGCTGGCCAACGCCGAACACATCAGCCAGGCGCTGTCGCTCGCCCCCCGCGAGGCCACCGCCGTCGACGCCACCGGCATCGAGCGACTCGACACGCTGGGTGTCCTGCAGCTGCTGCGATTCGCGCGCCGGCGCGACCTGGACTTCGGCGAGATCCAGTTCCACGACGACCACCGGGCCCTGGTCAGCGCCATCGAGGACATCGCCGACGATCGTCCGCGCAGGAAGCGCGAGTACGGCGTCGCCGCGGCGCTGGCCCGCCTGGGCTTCGCGATGGCGGACAACTTCAAGGAAGTGCGCGCGCTGGTCGGCTTCTTCGGCGAGACCCTGGTCAAGCTGGCGCGCACCTTCAAGGAACCCAGCCGGTTCCGTCCGATCGCCACCGTGCACCACATGGAACAGGTCGGCCTGGACGCCGTCCCGCTGGTCGCGCTGCTGTGCTTCCTGGTCGGTGCGGTGGTGGCTTTCCTGGGCGCGAACATCCTGCGCGACTTCGGCGCGGTGATCTACGTGGTGGAGCTGGTCAGCATCGCGTTCCTGCGCGAATTCGGCGTCCTGCTGACCGCGATCATCCTGGCCGGCCGCACCGCCAGCGCATTCACCGCGCAGATCGGCGCGATGAAGGCGCGCGAGGAGGTCGACGCGATCCGCACGCTGGGCCTGGATCCGATCGATCTGCTGGTCATCCCCCGCGTGCTGGCCCTGCTGGTGATGCTGCCGCTGCTGTCCTTCGTCGCGATGGTGTTCGGCCTGCTGGGTGGCCTGACGGTCGGCGCCTATGGCCTGGACATCCCGCCCACGCAGTACCTGGCGCGCATGCACGACACGATGGAACTCCGGCATTTCGTGGTGGGGCTGATCAAGGCGCCGTTCTTCGCGCTGATCATCTCGCTGATCGGCTGCCTGGAAGGCCTGCAGGTGGAAGGCACCGCCGAGTCGGTCGGTGAGCGCACCACTTCGTCCGTGGTGCAGGCGATCTCGCTGGTGATCATCCTCGACGCCGCCGCCGCGATCTGGTTCATGAAGATGGGGTACTGA
- a CDS encoding threonine/serine exporter family protein, whose protein sequence is MAPLPYAPRPPVIGADVPPNDVSGVSASFTERVAFLVELAGRLHTYGTTAQRLEGAVTAVAHRLKLACEPWSNPTGLILTFSEPDRREGEVDVTRVLRLPPGDTDLHRLSETDRIADDVLVGTLNLEQAHAAMAALDRPRSSRTRAVEVVAFGLAAMGIAGLLRLPWLDIGVAGVNGLLIGLLIELAASRPRLKEASDAIAGMLAAFATVLVASVTPLNQNTVIIASLIVLLPGLGLTNAINELTSQHLVSGTARFAGAVTTVAKLTVGAVIALYIAQIIGLTPQVRALRPQPAWVEGCSLVVATFAFAVLFRASRRDYLRVMLAAASGYLIARFAGEAFGPTAGIFLAALVLTAAGNGFARWCHRPGAIIRVPGIITLVPGSNSLRGLLTLVQQQDVVVGQDALLGVMNVLLALLAGLLFGNLLLPPTRNL, encoded by the coding sequence ATGGCTCCCTTGCCCTACGCCCCCCGCCCCCCCGTCATCGGCGCGGACGTCCCCCCGAATGACGTCAGCGGAGTGTCGGCGAGTTTCACCGAGCGCGTCGCCTTCCTGGTCGAACTGGCCGGTCGCCTGCATACCTACGGCACGACCGCACAGCGCCTGGAAGGGGCGGTCACCGCGGTGGCCCACCGGCTGAAGCTGGCCTGCGAACCCTGGTCCAATCCCACCGGCCTGATCCTGACCTTCAGCGAACCAGACCGCAGGGAAGGCGAGGTCGATGTCACCCGCGTGCTGCGGCTGCCGCCCGGCGACACCGACCTGCACCGGCTGAGCGAAACCGACCGCATCGCCGACGACGTCCTCGTCGGCACGCTGAACCTGGAGCAGGCGCACGCCGCGATGGCGGCGCTCGATCGCCCCCGCAGCTCGCGCACGCGGGCGGTGGAAGTAGTCGCCTTCGGCCTGGCGGCGATGGGCATCGCCGGCCTGCTGCGGCTGCCCTGGCTGGATATCGGCGTGGCCGGGGTCAACGGCCTGCTGATCGGCCTGCTGATCGAACTGGCCGCGTCGCGCCCGCGCCTGAAGGAAGCGTCGGACGCGATCGCCGGCATGCTCGCGGCCTTCGCCACCGTGCTGGTGGCCAGCGTGACGCCGCTCAACCAGAACACGGTGATCATCGCCTCGCTGATCGTGCTGTTGCCCGGCCTGGGCCTGACCAACGCGATCAACGAGCTCACCAGCCAGCATCTGGTCTCCGGCACCGCGCGCTTCGCCGGGGCGGTGACGACGGTGGCCAAGCTGACGGTCGGGGCGGTGATCGCGCTGTACATCGCCCAGATCATCGGGCTGACGCCCCAGGTGCGGGCGCTGCGCCCGCAGCCGGCCTGGGTCGAAGGATGTTCGCTGGTGGTGGCGACATTCGCCTTCGCCGTGCTGTTCCGCGCCAGCCGCCGCGACTACCTGCGGGTGATGCTGGCCGCGGCCAGCGGCTACCTGATCGCGCGCTTCGCCGGCGAGGCCTTCGGCCCGACGGCGGGCATCTTCCTGGCGGCGCTGGTGCTGACCGCCGCCGGCAACGGCTTCGCGCGCTGGTGCCACCGGCCGGGCGCGATCATCCGGGTCCCCGGCATCATCACCCTGGTCCCCGGCAGCAACAGCCTGCGGGGCCTGCTGACGCTGGTGCAGCAGCAGGACGTGGTGGTCGGACAGGACGCGCTGCTGGGCGTGATGAATGTCCTGCTCGCGCTGCTGGCCGGCCTGCTGTTCGGCAACCTGCTGCTGCCGCCGACGCGGAACCTTTAG
- a CDS encoding H-NS histone family protein has protein sequence MSIDINGLSAKELDLLINQAKKRKTTLAKRKPLATVRSRLTALAKAEGYTIAELFGTGSARAARTPAAVTAAPKGRKSTKGYKLGKVAPKYRNPDNTAETWAGRGKPPRWLAIKLEQGGRIEDYLIG, from the coding sequence ATGTCCATCGACATCAATGGCCTGTCGGCCAAGGAACTCGACCTGCTGATCAACCAGGCGAAGAAGCGCAAGACGACGCTGGCCAAGCGCAAGCCACTGGCCACCGTGCGCAGCCGCCTGACCGCACTGGCCAAGGCCGAGGGCTACACGATCGCCGAACTGTTCGGCACCGGCTCCGCGCGCGCGGCCCGCACGCCGGCCGCCGTCACCGCAGCGCCGAAGGGCCGCAAGAGCACCAAGGGTTACAAGCTGGGCAAGGTGGCGCCGAAGTACCGCAATCCCGACAACACCGCCGAGACCTGGGCCGGCCGCGGCAAGCCGCCGCGCTGGCTGGCCATCAAGCTCGAACAGGGCGGCCGGATCGAGGATTACCTGATCGGCTGA
- a CDS encoding proline--tRNA ligase produces MRLSRFHLHTSKETPAEAEIISHKLMLKAGMIRKLAAGLYTWSPLGLRVLRKVERAVREEMDAAGAIELLMPTIQPQELWEETGRWEKFGGQLLKIKDRKEAGYCYGPTAEEVITDFARSELASYKQLPVNFYNIQTKFRDEIRPRFGVMRAREFLMKDAYSFHLTEEDLGREYRNMYDTYGRIFQRLGLKFRAVFADTGAIGGSASHEFHVLADSGEDAIAFSSGSDYAANVELAQALAPGARAAASEQMRRIDTPVQKTCEDVAALMGIDLARTVKSVALTGEDADGQPQFVLALVRGDHVVNEIKLAKLAGLGNYRLATEGEIDAHLGSEPGFLGPVAPRAPIRVVADRSVAAMADFVVGANEKGFHLAGVNWGRDLPEPDEVADIRNVVEGDASPDGQGTLSIARGIEVGHVFQLGRKYAEAMQCTVLDETGRASVPLMGCYGIGVSRIVAAAIEQNFDANGIVWPEAMAPWHVAVCMINPKNDPAVSDAAQALYDELNAAGIEAVLDDRGLRPGAMFADIELIGIPHRVVVSERGLASGSFEYRHRRASEAENLDRAALLARLGVA; encoded by the coding sequence ATGCGCCTGTCGCGGTTCCACCTCCATACCAGCAAGGAAACCCCCGCCGAAGCCGAGATCATCAGCCACAAGCTGATGCTCAAGGCCGGCATGATCCGCAAGCTCGCCGCCGGCCTGTACACCTGGTCGCCGCTGGGCCTGCGCGTGTTGCGCAAGGTCGAGCGCGCGGTGCGCGAGGAAATGGACGCGGCCGGCGCGATCGAACTGCTGATGCCGACCATCCAGCCGCAGGAGCTGTGGGAGGAAACCGGGCGCTGGGAGAAGTTCGGCGGCCAGCTGCTCAAGATCAAGGACCGCAAGGAGGCCGGCTACTGCTACGGCCCCACCGCCGAGGAAGTCATCACCGACTTCGCCCGCAGCGAACTGGCCAGCTACAAGCAGCTGCCGGTCAATTTCTACAACATCCAGACCAAGTTCCGCGACGAGATCCGCCCGCGCTTCGGCGTGATGCGCGCGCGCGAATTCCTGATGAAGGATGCCTATTCGTTCCACCTGACCGAGGAAGACCTCGGCCGCGAATACCGCAACATGTACGACACCTACGGACGCATCTTCCAGCGCCTGGGCCTGAAGTTCCGCGCGGTGTTCGCCGACACCGGCGCGATCGGCGGCAGCGCGTCGCACGAATTCCACGTGCTGGCCGATTCGGGCGAGGACGCGATCGCGTTCTCCAGCGGCTCGGACTACGCGGCCAACGTCGAACTGGCGCAGGCCCTCGCGCCGGGCGCGCGCGCGGCGGCCAGCGAGCAGATGCGCCGCATCGACACGCCGGTGCAGAAGACCTGCGAGGACGTCGCGGCGCTGATGGGCATCGACCTGGCGCGTACGGTCAAGTCGGTCGCGCTGACGGGCGAGGACGCCGATGGCCAGCCGCAGTTCGTGCTGGCGCTGGTGCGCGGCGACCACGTCGTCAACGAGATCAAGCTGGCCAAGCTGGCCGGCCTGGGCAACTACCGGCTGGCCACGGAGGGCGAGATCGACGCGCACCTGGGCAGCGAGCCCGGCTTCCTGGGACCGGTCGCGCCGCGCGCGCCGATCCGCGTGGTGGCCGACCGCAGCGTCGCGGCGATGGCCGACTTCGTGGTCGGCGCCAACGAAAAGGGCTTCCACCTGGCCGGCGTTAACTGGGGCCGCGACCTGCCCGAGCCGGACGAGGTCGCCGACATCCGCAACGTCGTCGAAGGCGACGCCTCGCCCGATGGCCAGGGCACGCTGTCCATCGCCCGCGGCATCGAGGTCGGCCATGTCTTCCAGCTGGGTCGCAAATACGCCGAGGCCATGCAGTGCACGGTGCTGGACGAGACCGGCCGCGCTTCGGTCCCGCTGATGGGCTGCTACGGCATCGGCGTGTCGCGGATCGTGGCCGCCGCGATCGAGCAGAACTTCGACGCCAACGGCATCGTCTGGCCCGAAGCCATGGCGCCGTGGCACGTCGCCGTGTGCATGATCAATCCGAAGAACGACCCGGCCGTCAGCGACGCCGCCCAGGCGCTGTACGACGAGCTCAACGCCGCCGGCATCGAGGCCGTGCTCGACGACCGGGGACTGCGCCCGGGCGCGATGTTCGCCGACATCGAGCTGATCGGCATCCCGCACCGCGTGGTCGTGTCCGAGCGTGGATTGGCGTCGGGCAGTTTCGAGTACCGCCACCGGCGCGCGAGCGAAGCGGAAAACCTGGACCGCGCCGCGTTGCTGGCCCGCCTGGGCGTCGCCTGA
- a CDS encoding DUF4124 domain-containing protein — MRLSVALLLGAGLGVGGWWWSTREERELERIEQERQAAAAAEAARPVLYRWRDAQGHLQVSAQPPKGRKYERVDMEPRAGIEVHGNRDADLPEVD; from the coding sequence GTGCGCCTGTCGGTGGCCCTCCTGCTCGGTGCCGGACTGGGCGTGGGCGGGTGGTGGTGGAGTACACGCGAGGAGCGTGAGCTCGAGCGCATCGAACAGGAACGGCAGGCGGCCGCCGCCGCGGAAGCCGCGCGCCCGGTGCTGTACCGCTGGCGTGACGCGCAGGGCCACCTGCAGGTGAGTGCGCAGCCGCCCAAGGGGCGCAAGTACGAGCGGGTCGACATGGAACCCAGGGCCGGCATCGAGGTCCACGGCAACCGCGACGCGGACCTGCCCGAGGTCGACTGA
- a CDS encoding DUF4124 domain-containing protein: MSVRTIRIGLGLVALLAALPVLAGQVYQWKDAKGVTHYSDSPPPETAYKNRNVDDAPPAAAAAKTEDPRCAIARMNLQRLKDAKGPVGLDADGDGKPDKEMTAEETAAQVHLAETTLKNTCAAGAT; the protein is encoded by the coding sequence ATGTCTGTTCGCACGATCCGCATCGGTCTGGGCCTGGTGGCCCTGCTCGCCGCCCTGCCCGTCCTGGCGGGGCAGGTCTACCAGTGGAAGGACGCCAAGGGCGTGACCCACTACTCCGACTCTCCGCCCCCGGAAACGGCCTACAAGAACCGCAACGTCGACGATGCCCCGCCCGCCGCCGCCGCGGCGAAGACGGAGGATCCGCGCTGCGCCATCGCCCGGATGAACCTGCAGCGCCTCAAGGACGCCAAGGGGCCCGTGGGCCTGGATGCCGACGGCGATGGCAAGCCGGACAAGGAAATGACGGCCGAGGAAACGGCCGCGCAGGTCCACCTGGCCGAGACCACGCTCAAGAACACCTGCGCCGCCGGCGCCACCTGA
- the pssA gene encoding CDP-diacylglycerol--serine O-phosphatidyltransferase: MESPPSARPRNRGIYLLPNLFTSGGLFAGFYAIIAATQGQFENACVAIFIAAILDGVDGRVARLTNTQSEFGMQYDSLADLISFGLAPALVMYHWALSATRMDGVVPGKIGWIGAFLYAACAAVRLARFNAQVGQVDKRWFIGLASPAAAGLVAAFVWTCVDFGFVGEELRYLALAVTVTAAVLMVSRLRYFSFKGSGPRSDRVPFGSIVVVLAAVVAIAIDPPSVLLTIGVAYALSGPGYWLWRKLRRVPSDAVPPDAPR, from the coding sequence ATGGAATCACCGCCCTCTGCCCGACCCCGCAACCGCGGCATCTACCTGCTGCCGAACCTGTTCACCAGCGGCGGGCTGTTCGCGGGCTTCTACGCCATCATCGCCGCCACCCAGGGGCAGTTCGAGAATGCCTGCGTGGCCATCTTCATCGCGGCGATCCTGGACGGCGTGGACGGGCGCGTGGCGCGCCTGACCAACACGCAGAGCGAGTTCGGCATGCAGTACGACTCGCTCGCCGACCTGATCAGCTTCGGGCTCGCGCCGGCGCTGGTGATGTACCACTGGGCGCTGTCGGCCACCCGCATGGACGGCGTCGTGCCGGGCAAGATCGGCTGGATCGGCGCCTTCCTGTACGCCGCCTGCGCGGCGGTGCGGCTGGCGCGCTTCAATGCGCAGGTCGGCCAGGTCGACAAGCGCTGGTTCATCGGCCTCGCCAGCCCGGCGGCGGCGGGACTGGTCGCCGCGTTCGTATGGACCTGCGTGGATTTCGGGTTCGTCGGCGAAGAACTGCGCTATCTCGCGCTGGCGGTGACGGTCACCGCGGCGGTGCTGATGGTGAGCCGCCTGCGTTATTTCAGTTTCAAGGGCAGCGGCCCACGCAGTGACCGCGTGCCGTTCGGCTCGATCGTCGTGGTGCTGGCCGCGGTGGTGGCCATCGCGATCGATCCGCCCTCGGTGCTGCTCACCATCGGCGTGGCGTATGCATTGTCGGGCCCCGGCTACTGGCTGTGGCGCAAGCTGCGGCGCGTGCCCTCCGACGCAGTGCCTCCGGACGCGCCGCGATGA
- a CDS encoding alanine acetyltransferase: protein MTAAAAPMPWDAQQREWLQALGYDVLGLASSAAAAEPAPERDLAGPASQPRATREMPEARAAEASRSHHPVSAARVPADAALLRALARAAGRAPDDGELLRALPTLSSLRGSPAARRALWPRLRALRRGAPR from the coding sequence ATGACCGCAGCCGCCGCGCCCATGCCGTGGGACGCGCAGCAGCGCGAGTGGCTGCAGGCGCTGGGGTACGACGTGTTGGGCCTGGCGTCGTCGGCCGCGGCGGCCGAGCCGGCGCCGGAGCGCGACCTGGCCGGGCCCGCGTCGCAGCCGCGGGCTACGCGCGAGATGCCGGAGGCCAGGGCCGCCGAGGCGTCGCGTTCGCACCATCCCGTGTCCGCCGCCCGCGTGCCGGCCGACGCCGCCCTGCTGCGTGCCCTGGCGCGCGCGGCAGGGCGCGCCCCCGATGACGGCGAACTGCTGCGAGCGCTGCCGACCCTGTCCAGCCTGCGGGGCAGCCCGGCGGCGCGTCGCGCCCTGTGGCCGCGGCTGCGTGCGCTGAGGCGCGGAGCGCCCCGGTGA
- the rimI gene encoding ribosomal protein S18-alanine N-acetyltransferase, translating into MNAWSKQTPAMGLRPMREDDLVAVHAIEARAYEFPWSVGIFRDCLRADYPCWVMHDQGRIEGYFLMSIAAGEAHVLNVCVAPELQGQGHGRRLLQALVQIARGRGAARIFLEVRPSNIGAIGLYHREGFNEIGRRPRYYPARDGREDALVMAMELFPED; encoded by the coding sequence GTGAACGCCTGGAGCAAGCAGACCCCCGCGATGGGCCTGCGCCCGATGCGCGAGGACGACCTCGTCGCGGTGCACGCGATCGAAGCGCGGGCCTACGAGTTTCCCTGGTCGGTCGGGATCTTCCGCGACTGCCTGCGCGCGGATTACCCGTGCTGGGTCATGCACGACCAGGGCCGGATCGAAGGCTATTTCCTGATGTCCATCGCGGCCGGCGAGGCGCACGTGCTCAACGTGTGCGTGGCGCCGGAACTGCAGGGCCAGGGCCACGGTCGCCGCCTGCTGCAGGCGCTGGTGCAGATCGCCCGCGGCCGCGGCGCGGCGCGCATCTTCCTGGAAGTGCGCCCGTCCAACATCGGCGCGATCGGCCTGTACCACCGCGAGGGTTTCAACGAAATCGGCCGCCGTCCGCGCTATTACCCGGCCCGCGACGGACGCGAGGACGCGCTGGTGATGGCGATGGAGCTGTTCCCCGAGGACTGA